The segment GCCGGCAGCACGCCGACCTGGATCAGCGATGCGACGCTGCGGCCAGTATCGATGAAGCCCAGAAGCGCGGTCAGCGGCAACAGCCATGACAGCAACCGCCAGGCATTGATCCACAGCGGCCCCGCGCTGCGCGCCTTCATCCAGAATCCCAGCCCGATCATGCCATGGGCCCAGACGATGCCCATCAGGATGATCTGGCGCAAGGCGCCGGTCGGCGTCCACAGGATCGCCATGATCCGGGTATAGCTGTCGATGCCGGTCTGTTCATCCAGCGCCGCCTCCACCCCCACCACATGGGCCGCTAGCAGCAGTGGCATGGCCAGACCCAGCACCAGTTGCAGCATCTCGGTCCACGGCATCCGCAGGCTGCGGCGGCTGTAGAGCGCGTAAAGCCCCAACGCCGCATGGACCAGAAAGGCGGTGGTGAGCAGCTGCGCGCCGGGCGCGCGTATCCACGGCGCCATGGTGATATCGAGCATCATCTGAGCGGCACCGATGCCGAACAACCCGCTGGCATGGGCGATCAGATGGCCGGTCACGAAGACCAGCAATACCGCGCCGCTGAGACCGCGCAGCCGCCGCAGCAGCCGGCTGTGTCGCAGCCGCGCTGCCGGGATGGTCGGGTGTCCGTGGAGTGTGGTCATCAGGCGCGCGCGATCATCAGGGTGCCAGGCTTCCGGATCGGCCATCACGGCCGTGCCGGCACCGAGGATCGGTTGGGCCGGCCACCCATCTTACGGGAGTGGCCGGCCAAACGGGAGACCGGACGTGTCAAATCCGGGCGATGCGCGACCTGTGTCGGCAGATCCGTCGCCTGATGTCGCCGGATCAGCGCATGCGCTGAACCACGACGCCCATCCAGCCCAGGCCGTCATATTCCTGATAGCCGATGGTTTCCGAGAATCCGACGATCGTGTCGCCGGTCATGTATGTGCCCTGTTTGGCGCCGTCGGTCGACAGATGGAAGGTCTGGTAGAGGCCCTGACCGTCGGAGGCGGCGATCACCCGCCGGGCGCGGTCGAGCAGCAGCACCCGCGAATGGGTCCATTCATCCGCCGACAGCGACGGCTCGTCGACCACGATCGACCGGCCCTGGCGTTCCCAGTCGAAATAGATGCCGAGCGTGCCGATCACCCGGCCGTCGGTGCGGCCGCCCTCGCGTACCGCGGTCGCATAGACCAGAACCGAGCTGTTGTCGTGCAGCGTGTCGGTGCGGACGTCGTCGACGATGTAATCGTCGCCGCTGCGCGTGGCCAGGGCGTCACGCACCCAGGCTTCCCGCGACAGATCGGCGCCGCGCAGCCGCTGGAACCGCTCATCGGCCATGGCCACCACCCGGCCATTGGCGTCGGTGAGGACCAGATTGGTATAGACCGTGTAATAGCGATGGATGACCGAGAGCCGGCGGGCCGCGTGGTCGAGCGCCTCTTTCGACGGCTGCTCCAAGGTCTGCCAGAAGGCACTGTCGGTGGCCCACCAGCGCACGTCGCAGGTGCGTTCATACAGGTTGCGCACGATCAGCTGCACCAGGGCCTTGGCCAGTTCCTGGCCGCGCTGGGCCACCAGACGCTGGGTTACCGCCTCGCAATCGGCGATCCGGCCGATGATTTCCTGCTGAAACCGCTTGGCGGCGCCATCGGCCTGTTCGGCCAGGCTTTTAACCTCGCCCGCGACCACCGAAAAGCCGCGGCCGGCGGTTCCGGCGCGCGCGGCCTCGATGGCGGCGTTCAGGGCCAGCAGTCGTGTGCGGGCGGCGATTTCCTGATTGCCGGTGGAAAAGCGGCGCACGTCGTCGCTCAACCCCTGCATCAGTCCGCGGACTTTCTGGGCAGAAACGGTACCCGTGCCGACGCCATTGGTGGCGCGCTGGACGGCGATGGGCATCTGGTTGGTCATGGTAAAACCCCCTGTCGTTCCTGGTCGCGGTAAAGCCGCGTATTGCTTGCATCAGACCATCGGTTCCGGCGAGGGATGCGGGGGCTGCATACCATCCTGCCGTGTGCCGGTTCGACGTCCGTATGTTCACCTTTGTTTAACTGTAGGCGAAAATGTGGCGCTGCAACAAGAGCGGATATGCACTGCGGCAGCGAATAAACGCCAGGGTTCGCGAACCGCCCGGGTGCGAAGTGCCTTTACGCGCATGGCTTGTGTGGAACGGTCGTATACTTCGCTCTTGATGGATATTCACCATGAATGCCCAGGATTGTGCGGCGCATTATCGTGCCGGATCATCTTTCGTGCCCGCGACGGTGCGGGATGCCATATCGGTCAGCCGGTCGATCAGCAGCACCAGCGCCTCGCGCTCGGCGGGGGTCAGCTCCGCGATCAGCCGGTCTTCATAATCCAGCGCCAAGGGCGCGATCCGGGCCAGGATGTCGAGCCCGGCCGGCGACAGCCGCAGCAGCACCCGCCGGCGGTCTGCGTCGTCGACCGTCCGTTCGATACGTCCCGCGCGCTCCAGCCGCTGCACGGCGCGACTGACCGTCACCTTGTCCATCTCGGTCGCATCGCAGATCGCGTTGGCGGTGAGCGGTGCGAACCGGCCCAGCACGGCCACCACCCGCCATTCGGGAATGGTCAGGTCGAACCTGTCGGCATAGGCGCGTGCCAGGGTGGAGGAAATCCGGTTGGCCAGCACCGACAGCCGATAGGGCAGAAACCGTTCCAGCCGCAGACTGCGGCCATCCTCAGCCCTGGCCGGGTTGGGCAGACGGGGGGCGGCGGGCACTGATGGCGAGGCGTCGGCCGCCGCGGAACGATCCGGGATCGCTGCGGGTTCCGATGATGCGCGGGCGGTGTCGTCGGGTGTCACGAGGACAGCGTGCTCCACTTGACAAGCCGTGGGTGTGACGGCAACTTAGTTACAAATGAAACTATCAGAAGCCGGCGGCAGCGTCGAGCCTCTGGAACGGTCCGGTCCGCTTGCCCGCCGCCGCCTTGTGCCGGCGTGGCCGCCATGTCCCGTCCAGGGTGCTCTTGGCCGATCCTAGCCGCGGCGTGTCGAGGGGGAAAGCGATGAGCACCGAAACCACGATGAGTGTCGACAGCAAGACCGGTGGCGATACGCCGCTCGGGTTCGAGAACCCGATGGGGACCGATGGCTTCGAATTCGTCGAATTCGCCAGCACCGACCCGGCCGGGATGGGCGCGCTGTTCGAACGGATGGGCTTTGCCGCCGTCGCCCGCCACCGCAGCAAGAACGTCACCCTCTATCGCCAGGGCGATATCAACTTCATCGTCAATGCCGAGCCCGAGAGCTTCGCGCAGTCATTCGCCCGCGTGCATGGGTCGGGGGCTTGCGCGATGGCGTTCCGGGTGAAGGATGCGCGTTTCGCCTATAAGCGCGCGATCGAACTGGGTGCCAAGCCCCATCAGGGCCAGGTCGGGCCGATGGAGCTGAACATTCCGGCGATCCAGGGCATCGGCGGCAGTGTGATCTATCTGGTCGACCGCTATGGTCCGAAGGGCACGATCTACGATATCGATTTCGAGCCGATCGCCGGCGCCGACCCGAAGGCGGCCGATCAGGGCCTGTCCTATATCGACCACCTGACCCATAACGTCCATCGCGGCCGGATGGATCATTGGGCGGAATTCTATACCAAGCTGTTCAATTTCCGCGAGATCCGCTATTTCGACATCGAAGGCAAGCTGACCGGGCTGCATTCGCGCGCCATGACCAGCCCCTGCGGCCAGATCCGGATTCCGATCAACGAGTCGGCCGATGACAAGTCGCAGATCGAGGAATATCTGAAGGCCTATAACGGCGAGGGCATCCAGCACATCGCGCTGGGCTCGACCGAGATCTTCGCCTCGGTCGAGGGTATGCGCGGCCGTGGTGTCGCCTTCCTGGAAACCCCCGACAGCTATTACGATATGGTCGATACGCGCGTGCCCGGCCATGGTGAAGACCTGGACCGGAT is part of the Tistrella bauzanensis genome and harbors:
- the hppD gene encoding 4-hydroxyphenylpyruvate dioxygenase: MSTETTMSVDSKTGGDTPLGFENPMGTDGFEFVEFASTDPAGMGALFERMGFAAVARHRSKNVTLYRQGDINFIVNAEPESFAQSFARVHGSGACAMAFRVKDARFAYKRAIELGAKPHQGQVGPMELNIPAIQGIGGSVIYLVDRYGPKGTIYDIDFEPIAGADPKAADQGLSYIDHLTHNVHRGRMDHWAEFYTKLFNFREIRYFDIEGKLTGLHSRAMTSPCGQIRIPINESADDKSQIEEYLKAYNGEGIQHIALGSTEIFASVEGMRGRGVAFLETPDSYYDMVDTRVPGHGEDLDRMRREHILIDGLPDNHVGMLLQIFTENVIGPIFFEIIQRKGNDGFGEGNFKALFEAMELDQIKRGVLTADA
- a CDS encoding methyl-accepting chemotaxis protein, with the protein product MTNQMPIAVQRATNGVGTGTVSAQKVRGLMQGLSDDVRRFSTGNQEIAARTRLLALNAAIEAARAGTAGRGFSVVAGEVKSLAEQADGAAKRFQQEIIGRIADCEAVTQRLVAQRGQELAKALVQLIVRNLYERTCDVRWWATDSAFWQTLEQPSKEALDHAARRLSVIHRYYTVYTNLVLTDANGRVVAMADERFQRLRGADLSREAWVRDALATRSGDDYIVDDVRTDTLHDNSSVLVYATAVREGGRTDGRVIGTLGIYFDWERQGRSIVVDEPSLSADEWTHSRVLLLDRARRVIAASDGQGLYQTFHLSTDGAKQGTYMTGDTIVGFSETIGYQEYDGLGWMGVVVQRMR
- a CDS encoding MarR family winged helix-turn-helix transcriptional regulator, with the protein product MTPDDTARASSEPAAIPDRSAAADASPSVPAAPRLPNPARAEDGRSLRLERFLPYRLSVLANRISSTLARAYADRFDLTIPEWRVVAVLGRFAPLTANAICDATEMDKVTVSRAVQRLERAGRIERTVDDADRRRVLLRLSPAGLDILARIAPLALDYEDRLIAELTPAEREALVLLIDRLTDMASRTVAGTKDDPAR